The genomic segment CGTTACGTTCTCGATCTCAGACTGAAGTCGTACAAGCAGCTCCCTCTTCATAGGACTCAACAGATCTGGAAAACAATAACATGCATCCATGCAGAAGATTTAGTTTATTTAGTTCTCTGTAAGTACACATCCTAAATATAACAAGGTGTAGACATCCCCGTCAGGAACAGTATGTTAACACGCTGCAGTCTTTGACTTTATCTAATGAAACTATGCTCTGTCGTGGCGATCACCGAGTTTATTTTTCTCGCGTTTCTTCCCTTTGAATCTCCAGGGTCCTGTTCTACAAAACAGGTTTAACAAACTTAACTGGCTCAACCTTGAACTCTGACTTAATAGTGTTTAACAATGAAGtgttaaacacacagaaaagtcTGTAAACAAAGACTTGAGTCTCTGTTATTCCTTCATACAAACTGACCTCCAACATTTCCCTTGTAGCTGTTGTAGATCTCTTTTAGCCGGCGGTATCGAAAGGCCAGTTTACGCATCCACTCCACTCCTCCCTGGACTCCTGATGTGGTTCCTGTTGCTCCTCCACCACTGGGCCCATTAAAGCCATCGGCCAAGAAGTTGTAGTTGCTGAAAAGCAGAGAAGTTGTTGGTTAACTTGACAGATCAAAGTTCCGTAATAAGGCTGATGTATGAAGAACAGTATGTAACTCACCTCAGTTCCTGTCCATTGTCATCAGAAGCCACGTCCTCAACATGAACTTGATCACATTCCTGAAAGAAATCAAAGAGAATAATCATGTATTTCAACATCAGTGGCTAAATGGttaaaatataacattaaaacGTAAAACTACGAGACTTCACAGgtaaatatacaaacataaatGGGCAGAAACTAAAGTATGCAAACAGGATTGAGGATTGTAGCAGCTAATTAGAGTAGAAATCTGCTGAATGTTAACCTGGCAGCGTGACTGGAGTAGTTTTACTTGTTTAAAATAACAGCCTCTTCTATACACACGTCACTGTACCTCCAGGTCATTGAAGAAAAGGTGAGTGTCGGCCAGCTCAAAGATCAGCTCCTCCATCTGCAGACCCAAGTTCAACACCGTCGCTGGGTCCTGTGCAAACACCAGAAAACGAACGACATGAGTTCAGGCTGGAAACCGCGTCACACTGTTCACTTCAcgttgtattttgtttttacagaaacaAACCTTGCCAAACTTCTGTGCATAGGAGCCGGTGAGCAGTGAATGGAATATGATGATGGTCTCATCCAGATCCCACAGAAAAATACGCTGAAAGcagaagtgaaaacacattttcattgttgtgAAAAAGGTAAAGACTAACTTCTACTCTAAACTACACTAATCTGCCTGGTTACCTCCAGGTCACTGTCAGCTGGTGGGGAGTTGTCAGACTTCTTGCCTTTCCCTTTAGATTTACCAACCGAGTTCCTGCGTCCGACCTCATCCTGCTCTCTGGCATCAGCAGGGAGCGCCACGCTAATGGGGAGAGCTGCTCCTACTGGGAGGTTCTCTGGTGGAGAGGCATCTTAGCATGAGATAACAGAGCAAATGATGACTCATGTTAGACTTTATCAAATTGTCTCCATCAAGCGGTGATCAGTGGTCACAAAGGattcaaataaatacagaccagaGTTATGAAGGAGTTTAATAGAGGAGGGTTAATCATGTAAAGTGAAGCGCTGAAATCACCTCTGGGAGGAAGTCCAGCTGAGGCGGCCTCCTCTGACTTCACAGCTGAATATCCTGCCACACCCGCCCCCTGCTCGTCACTGCTGGCCAGCCCGGCGGGGACGTAGCTGGGAGGCAGAGTGTAGTACTGAGAGAACTGACTCTGACCCAGAGAGTTGTAGCTGCTAAATTCCTGCAAGAGTtggaagagaaaacaagaacGTGATTTCAATACAGAGATGGAATATACAATTTGAATATGCTATCGTGCATAGCtaataatttataaaaacaatgcaTCTGTAAGGATTTGTGTTgtcaatacaaaaataaagattatgACTGAGGCAGTatcttcttctccctccatctttgatgtgctgtgaacaaaaacatgtgacgAAACAGCTACAGAGTTTTAACAGTCACACCAGCAGAGGCCCTACCTGTTGGGTCACTGTGGTGGAGGCTGTGGTGGTGGCTGTAGCTGAGGGGATGTTGGAGTACACACTAGATGTTGTAAAACTTGAGCCTGGAGACAAAAAGAACTCATGTAAAACAGtgccagaggaaaacaaaaaaacatttctacacaGTGATTGAAGTGACAGAGGAAAACGGAGCTGTGCTACTGCAAGGACAAACTCGTTTATGTTCGAGTGCTTCTCCTATTTGCAGGGAGTGTGACAGCGTTATCTTGTGAGGCAGAGTGAGGTTGCAGCTTGCCTTGGCTGGGGTATGAGTAGTGCAGCTGGCCTGGCTGGGTTGAGGTATATGTGGTGCTGAAGCTGAGAAACCCAGGCTGGCCACCAGAGGGTGCCTCAGGCAGCCCTGTCTCAGTTTTTATGCCTGGCCACATAGCACCTGAAGATGGAAGAGAGCAATGGAAGCAGAAAATGTAAGAAGCGGCAAGAGGAGTGGGTCATCGAAGACTAGGGCAAAGTTAAGAAACCAGTCAGGATGTGTGGGCCTTGTGCGTTTAAGCAGAGATCAAAAGCAAACTGAGCCCAGAGCACCGAAGCACAGTGAGGCTTTTAAAGCAAATAAACTGCGGAGTGATTGTGGGTTTAGTGAGCAAAgggtgttaaaaaaaaaaaaaagggcggTTAGAGAAGGGGGAGACTAACCAAACGGTGGGAGGCCGTAGGTTTGGCCTGTCTGGGGGAAGGCCGAGTACACAGTGGACTGGACCAGAGGAGGAAAGGCCATCTGACCGGTGTACGATGTCACCGCTGGACTGAAATggatagagacagagaaaggtACATTTGCATCAAACACAGCTGCAACCGcaacatattttctattaacTCTCCAGACGATGGTTTCTCTATTGATGCAGCAGAAGTCTGGTCACTAcagcagcattttctgattaaacTGCAGTTTCCTCACCATCAAATTAGCTTTAGTCATAAATTTACACCAGCTACACTGATTTAGATCACATTCATATAACAGGGTTAAAACCCCCTTTCATTCTACACTTCCCAAAACCACTTCACTCGAGGATTCAGGTGTGTTACATCACCTTCGTTAAATGTAGCCTCCAGCCAGCTCTGCATCATTTCACCTTTCAACATTCTTCACGTCTGTGCCACATTAAAACGTGATAAGTGATAAGGAGATTGTCATTTGTTCAATGCAGTGTACTCACTTGCTTCCTTGATAAACCTGTTGGGTGTATTCAGAAGTGGCTGTTGAGTCTGTAGCtgttaaaaaaccaaaacaaacagtgtcaGTTTGACAGGTGAGTGGTTGTTGTGCTTCAATGTGTTGTCCAGACAGTGTTACACACCAGAATGTGCATATGAGTTCATTGTGTCGCCACAGTCTTGAgatgctgctcctctgtctATGTCCGAATGCTCCTGATCACCTGTGATCAAAGACAGATATTTAGTGAACAGCTTATTTTCCAGGAACATTTTTGTCTGCCctaagccttttttttttctatataccTGGATCAAGCTGAGCGGTCGACAGTGCAGAATACGAGTTTTCCTGCTCTGAAGAACCTAAAACAGCAGCTGGACTCCCATCGTTCCCAAGAGTACTGGAAAATGCACAgtcaattataataatatacaatttCTGCAGCTTCCCTTAAGTCATctaaaaactaaaagtaaattaggaaaaaaaaaagggcacaTCAGATAAACAAACCACTGTGGTAAGATGTTTGAATAGCATGTTGAAAACTCAAGATTTACTGGTAATGAATATTCATTAGAATCAAAAGATAAgaaatagatttaaaataaatgaacaaccTGGAATCTTTCTCCAGTCCACCATCAATCTCAAGCTTGGCTTTctttacctgcacacacacacaaaacaagtgaaaaatgatgaaaataataataacttaaaacattttaagcatttaaacatatatatatatatagaacattttttaattcttcttaGAGAAACAATAACTGGCaactattttgtattttcagttgtTAAATTACTGTCAAAGATTTGACCACGACAGACAACACGGCACATGTTCAGAGTCTTTTCCAGTTGAACTGAAGTCTGATACCAACCCTCAgtgactgaaaaaagaaaatctaaagcTACAACTTGAAGCGTCGTGCTACAAGAACATTATTGGTGAGTAGCgcaagataataaaataatcaaaatattcGTCTTTATTCGAGTCCTATGAAACTACAAGATGTGAACTTGCACAACCTATATTTGATTAACTTGAAATTCATGACTTTACGCATTTATGAGACAAAAAATAAGTTAAATTTGTGGCACAATAATTTATGTAACGTTCTTTTGTGCGGACTCACCGGCAGCTCAGGCAGCTCCTGCGAGTCATCCATCTCTGCAGCGGAGCGACCCGACATGTCTGCACGCTCAGCCGACTCCCTCTACCTAAAAAGCCTGTCCGGACCCTGTACACAACCACAGgagcaaaaaacacaaaggcaaAGAATGAACTGCCAGGGGTTATGCCTTATGTAGTTTTCTGATGCGTGATGTCCCCCCTCCCCTTGTCCCATCGATGCACACCCCACCCACTATCGCACGCATGATCAGCGGGTAGGTGGCGGCAATGAAGGAAACGGGACACCCTGGTCTAATCTCCAGCACGAGACTTGCAGGTGAGATACATGTCAGCCTTACGCTGCTCAATGTCCCCACCATGCTTGTGTTTGCAGCGGGATTAAGGAATTGTGCCACCTTACATGTGACCGACCCTAAattcaatgaaaacatattctCCAGAAGCATTAAGTGCTCAGGTGCAAGCTGTCGAATCAATAGATGTCACAGGGGGATAAGATCTAACCTCGTTTTGTCCACTGCTCGCTCAACTGGCCTTTCCCCTTGGCTGGAGAGACGGCACGTTTATCTAACTGACATAACgtagacagaaagagaaaataggTCAGACGGCATATTCAAAATCCTACGAATCTGTCAGGCAGTTGTTAGTGGTGCACGTTCTGTATCAAAGGTGTGCACCTGAAGTGGCTGGACCATCGGTGAACTAAAAACATATAAGATTTGAAGGAAAATATCCCCAGTGGATGTTGCACAGGTGAATAAATTAACCCACATACTTATATTCTAGCCTGTAGAAGTATAATttgctctaaaaaaaaaaaactttaaaaaggtgataaaataaatatctacACAGCCAGGGACGGGAATCGTCAAGATTACTACTCCTacaaagactgttcatcaatatGGTACTTTAAAGAGAATATTTAttacaagaggaaaaaagaaatcaagaaGAGAATCATTGCAACGCTTTATTTTCTCATAgttactgtaaaaaaatgttcagTCTTGAGCAGCAagtgatgatttaaaaataaaacttacaaAGAGCTTATTTGAATAAGTAGTTGGTTAAGTAGTAAATCAAATTTACAATTTGTAAAGCAACAAAGGCGATGTTTCGAACAAATTACGATTGCAAATAATTACTTTTACTGTCATACCTCCCCTGCAGCTGCCAATCACTACATCAACCCGTGCCCGTGTAATTGAGTTAACTGTGTGTGGACCGCAGCCTGTGCAGCATCAGTAACCAAGCCGCTCCGTCATCCAGTGTCACCTGAGGAATATCACTGCCCTGATACAGGAACCTTCGCTTCAAGTGTTGTCTGTCTTCATCAAAATGGAGGAGTATCGGGGCAGAAGGAAACCACAGACCAGGGAAACATCATGAATCTGATGTCAGAGTATGTGATCTTGGGCAGTTTTCACAATTAACTTTCTTATTATATACAGATAAATATCAgttattcatgaaaaaaatgtatttgctgtAGCCCTAATGTTATCTTTACTGCCACTATAGccattgtttttacattattaGAAACATTTAACTAAACTGACCTTGATGCGTGACACCTCAAATAATATTCAGGTTACAGAAGCAATTTATCAATTAAATGTCTTGTTTAGGCTCATCAACAATCCAAATCAGTTCATGATCAACACAATAAACACGGACTCTTCACACTGGAGAagttaataatatatattcagCATCTCTGCGTTTTAACAAGTGATTAAAGGGACTGTTCGGTTATCGAAACAGTTCTCCATCAGTTTTCTGTCGATCATCTAATCGATTAATTGACTGATCTCTGCAGCTTTAACACAGAGAAATGGATCGAACTGTCTGATTGTGCACAACAATCATCTCTGTTGtattaaatacacaaaacttTGCCTGGGCAGGAGGCCGATGGTCACAAACACGCTCCTCAACCCCTCTCGTCTATTCCCGACACTCGTGTCTTCATCGGCATGTCTTCCAGCACATAACCGAGCCGAGGACACTTTGCGGTGAAGGTGAAGTCTGACACCGGACTGATTTCTGGAAGCAGCAGTTCCCCGGGGTTCGATTTACGATCTGAACAACGCGTCGcgttaaatgtaaatgagacaCATTCACTGATGCATCACCAAAACCAACGGCACCGATCAAAACGTAGTACCCCGGTATTTAGACGCCACCGATCCAGCTTTCCAATAGCAACGTTAGCATCCAAATGCTAACTGTGTTACTACGCCTTGTACCTGCGGtttacctttttaaaaaacacaggtAGCTTCAGATCACCTAGCGAACGGGGTTAGCTCCCCGCGAGGGGGACTGAGCAGCCGCCTGCACTTAGTTTGGTCCGGCCCATGAAAGTTTCCCGCTCCAGAGATTAGTCGGGACCTGTAGCCATTGGAGTGGGCACAGAAATGGCAGCGTGTGAGCGCAGCGGCTAGCGGCGGAGCTAACAGAGGAAACCaaccccctccctccaccccgCACAGCCCTCGACGCACACCGGGGACCCGCTGCGGCCTCACCATCGAAGGAGCGAAGGACGAGCGTCTGTTAAATCTGCGTCTTCATCTGGAGCCACAGACTCAAGCTTTGTCTGTTGTTAGGGACCACTATCTGGCAGGAAGCGGCGGTGCGTGTGGGGCCTCTGCGCATGCGCGACGCATGTCTCCCGTTTGGCGCGACAGGTGAGCGGAACGAACGCGTGTTGTTTGAACTCGTGAACCGCGATGTTCGATAAACACCGGGCTCGTGTCAGATCATGAATAAATACGCGTATCCGCACAATCTTacagtctttatttttaaaagctaGCTGCGTGTTTAGCTTGAACAGGTCAGCGACTAAGTTCAAGCTAACTTTTAACTTTGGAGGATACTATGACTATAAATGTCCTTCTCTTTTTAACGGTAGACAAACTGTGGGAAATACCTTTGAGacaataatgtttatttataaccGAAGAGGATATTGTTAAGTTTGAAATAAGCTGATGTTACTTCTCTAATCAGCTGTAGAAGATGTTGTTGAAATAACAACAAGTCTCTTTAACAGTAGAAAAGTTAAAGTTAAGCTGACGTTGCTTCTCTTATTCACTGTGGAAGATATTTAACAATATTGTACGATAAGTACAGTGTGTAACAAATACACTAAAGTGTCACGTAAACCTTAAAATATATGTCCAGATATTTTG from the Paralichthys olivaceus isolate ysfri-2021 chromosome 20, ASM2471397v2, whole genome shotgun sequence genome contains:
- the eya3 gene encoding eyes absent homolog 3 isoform X3 yields the protein MSGRSAAEMDDSQELPELPVKKAKLEIDGGLEKDSSTLGNDGSPAAVLGSSEQENSYSALSTAQLDPGDQEHSDIDRGAASQDCGDTMNSYAHSATDSTATSEYTQQVYQGSNPAVTSYTGQMAFPPLVQSTVYSAFPQTGQTYGLPPFGSSFTTSSVYSNIPSATATTTASTTVTQQEFSSYNSLGQSQFSQYYTLPPSYVPAGLASSDEQGAGVAGYSAVKSEEAASAGLPPRDASPPENLPVGAALPISVALPADAREQDEVGRRNSVGKSKGKGKKSDNSPPADSDLERIFLWDLDETIIIFHSLLTGSYAQKFGKDPATVLNLGLQMEELIFELADTHLFFNDLEECDQVHVEDVASDDNGQELSNYNFLADGFNGPSGGGATGTTSGVQGGVEWMRKLAFRYRRLKEIYNSYKGNVGDLLSPMKRELLVRLQSEIENVTDAWLSTALKSLLLIQSRGKCMNLLVTTTQLVPALAKVLLYGLGDIFPIENIYSATKIGKESCFERIISRFGKKVTYVVIGDGRDEEFAAKQHNMPFWRISTHGDLVSLHQALELDFL
- the eya3 gene encoding eyes absent homolog 3 isoform X4 codes for the protein MSGRSAAEMDDSQELPELPVKKAKLEIDGGLEKDSSTLGNDGSPAAVLGSSEQENSYSALSTAQLDPGDQEHSDIDRGAASQDCGDTMNSYAHSATDSTATSEYTQQVYQGSNPAVTSYTGQMAFPPLVQSTVYSAFPQTGQTYGLPPFGSSFTTSSVYSNIPSATATTTASTTVTQQEFSSYNSLGQSQFSQYYTLPPSYVPAGLASSDEQGAGVAGYSAVKSEEAASAGLPPRENLPVGAALPISVALPADAREQDEVGRRNSVGKSKGKGKKSDNSPPADSDLERIFLWDLDETIIIFHSLLTGSYAQKFGKDPATVLNLGLQMEELIFELADTHLFFNDLEECDQVHVEDVASDDNGQELSNYNFLADGFNGPSGGGATGTTSGVQGGVEWMRKLAFRYRRLKEIYNSYKGNVGDLLSPMKRELLVRLQSEIENVTDAWLSTALKSLLLIQSRGKCMNLLVTTTQLVPALAKVLLYGLGDIFPIENIYSATKIGKESCFERIISRFGKKVTYVVIGDGRDEEFAAKQHNMPFWRISTHGDLVSLHQALELDFL
- the eya3 gene encoding eyes absent homolog 3 isoform X2, giving the protein MSGRSAAEMDDSQELPELPVKKAKLEIDGGLEKDSSTLGNDGSPAAVLGSSEQENSYSALSTAQLDPGDQEHSDIDRGAASQDCGDTMNSYAHSATDSTATSEYTQQVYQGSNPAVTSYTGQMAFPPLVQSTVYSAFPQTGQTYGLPPFGAMWPGIKTETGLPEAPSGGQPGFLSFSTTYTSTQPGQLHYSYPSQGSSFTTSSVYSNIPSATATTTASTTVTQQEFSSYNSLGQSQFSQYYTLPPSYVPAGLASSDEQGAGVAGYSAVKSEEAASAGLPPRENLPVGAALPISVALPADAREQDEVGRRNSVGKSKGKGKKSDNSPPADSDLERIFLWDLDETIIIFHSLLTGSYAQKFGKDPATVLNLGLQMEELIFELADTHLFFNDLEECDQVHVEDVASDDNGQELSNYNFLADGFNGPSGGGATGTTSGVQGGVEWMRKLAFRYRRLKEIYNSYKGNVGDLLSPMKRELLVRLQSEIENVTDAWLSTALKSLLLIQSRGKCMNLLVTTTQLVPALAKVLLYGLGDIFPIENIYSATKIGKESCFERIISRFGKKVTYVVIGDGRDEEFAAKQHNMPFWRISTHGDLVSLHQALELDFL
- the eya3 gene encoding eyes absent homolog 3 isoform X1; the encoded protein is MSGRSAAEMDDSQELPELPVKKAKLEIDGGLEKDSSTLGNDGSPAAVLGSSEQENSYSALSTAQLDPGDQEHSDIDRGAASQDCGDTMNSYAHSATDSTATSEYTQQVYQGSNPAVTSYTGQMAFPPLVQSTVYSAFPQTGQTYGLPPFGAMWPGIKTETGLPEAPSGGQPGFLSFSTTYTSTQPGQLHYSYPSQGSSFTTSSVYSNIPSATATTTASTTVTQQEFSSYNSLGQSQFSQYYTLPPSYVPAGLASSDEQGAGVAGYSAVKSEEAASAGLPPRDASPPENLPVGAALPISVALPADAREQDEVGRRNSVGKSKGKGKKSDNSPPADSDLERIFLWDLDETIIIFHSLLTGSYAQKFGKDPATVLNLGLQMEELIFELADTHLFFNDLEECDQVHVEDVASDDNGQELSNYNFLADGFNGPSGGGATGTTSGVQGGVEWMRKLAFRYRRLKEIYNSYKGNVGDLLSPMKRELLVRLQSEIENVTDAWLSTALKSLLLIQSRGKCMNLLVTTTQLVPALAKVLLYGLGDIFPIENIYSATKIGKESCFERIISRFGKKVTYVVIGDGRDEEFAAKQHNMPFWRISTHGDLVSLHQALELDFL